In Planococcus versutus, the DNA window TCACAATGAATTCAAGCTTTGCTGTACTAGAGCCAATTGCGAGAGAACAATTGTCTACAACGCCTCATTGGCTATTGTCTGCTATCAATTATGTATCGTTAGCAATTGCTCTAGGTACATCGATGGCGCTCGTAATGGGTGGCGCAGAAAAAGATGCGAAAATTGCAGCACGTGGTGGGTTGATAGGAGGAATAGGATTTGGCGTGTTAATTCTATTGAGTTATTTAGCAATCTTCGCAAAAGTCGATATTATGGGCTCTTCTGACTTACCGATGCTTGCTTTAGCTGATAACATTTCTCCAATAGTAGGAATTGTTATGGCAATTGTCATTTTTGCAATGATTTATAATACTGCGGTTAGTTTATTGTTATCCTTTTCTGCACGTTTTATGAAAATGGGAACAAAAGGTTTTCGTATTTTTGTCATTATTTCTGGAGTTGCTGCATTCTTATTAAGTTTCTTAGGACTTACAGCATTAGTAAACTGGTTTTATCCTATTGTTGGATATCTCGGCTTATTATTACTTGGTGTCTTGGTAGTGGCTGATATTCGAAACACCAGAAAAAAAGTGAAAGAATAGCCTAAGAAAATCAGTTTTTCCTACTCTAAGGATTACTGGTTTTTTTGTGGTATATTCAGGCTAACAAATCGTAAAAAACTGTTTGAAAAGAGGAATTTGATGAATATCCTAATTATCGGAGCAGGGGCAATGGGGAGTTTGTTTGCTGGACGTTTGAAAACGCAGACGGCTAATATCTTTTTATATAATAGAAAAAATGTGCATGTAGAGAAAATCAATCAAAATGGATTAACGATTGTTGAACGTGATAATCAAGAAACCAATGTTCCTCTAACAGTTGTACACGAAGTTTCAAGTGCTGTGTATGATGTTGTGTTAATCATGTTAAAAACGCATGCCACGAAAAAGGTACTAACTCATATGAATGATTCGTTTTCTACGCAAACTTTGTTTGTGACAATGCAAAATGGTCTTGGCAACCTTGAAATAATTACAGAAGTTTTCCCGAATAATCCCGCTGTTTCCGGTACAATGGGCTGCGGTGCTAGTATCGAAAGCGCTGGACGGATTCTTCACAGAGGCTGGGGAACAAATTATATTGGTCAGTCTAACAATGCTGCTGCCCAAGAAAAATTAGTGGAGTTTGTTAATTTACTGAATTGCTCAGGTCTGGAAACGGAGTTGGCAGAAGATATACAAACTGTTATCTGGAATAAACTATTCGTCAATGTCGCCTTTAATTCATTGACAGCGCTAACGAGGCTGAGAAATGGCGATATTTTAAATACTGAAGAAGGACGGAGGTTGCTCGAAAGTGTCGTCACAGAAGCGGTACAGGTAGCTAAAGCAGAAGGAGTTTCTGTAAACACGCAACAGATGATCGCCAAGTGTATAAAAATAGGTCAAGAAGATGTGGCTGCTAATAAATCTTCAATGTTAATGGATATTTTACATAAGCGGAAGACAGAAATTGAAGCAATCAATGGAGCTGTAGTGAACCTCGGTAAACACCACGGTATACAAACCCCCATAATGAATTGATTACAAGAATCATTCGAATTATTGAAGCAAATTATGACCTTCAAGTCGACTAACTTCCGAAGAAATCTGCTATACTTTAGAGATGTTGTCTTGATTGATGGGACAGATAAGGACGGGATGAAGTGAAACGATTAACTGCAACGGGCGATTACATCTATACTTACGCCTATACGGATGATGAGAAAGATTTATGTCAATTAGAAATGCGGTCTTTTTTTGGAAAAGACACCAGTAATAAAATTATCAAAAGCGGAGTAGCAGTCGAGCCAAGTCGGAGCCCGTTTATTAAAGAACGAGTAGAAGTATTATTTGAAGGCGATACTTTGCAAGAAATTCTAAAACAATCGGAAGCAGTCGATATGAATCAGTTAACGTTTAAAGTCATTTTTTTGAAAATCAACGGTTTGTCTAGACAAGACCAAATCGACTTTTTAGGGAAACGTGAGATTGAACGAGCAATCGGTCTAGCTATTACTGGGGAAGCTGACGTTCACCAGCCAAATGTGACATTTGGATTAATTCCATTTGAAGGACGCTGGTATTTAGGACGCTATGTTCAAAGTGAGCCGATTTGGCACCATCATATGAAAAAGCCGCGTGTTTATTCGACGGCTCTAAGTACTCGTGTGGCAAGAGCGATTACCAATATTGCCCTACCAAATCCAATCGGGATGAAGGCAATCGATCCATGCTGTGGCATCGGAACGGTGTTAGTTGAAGCGCTGTCGATGGACATTGATATTGTTGGCCGCGATATTAATCCACTGGTTGTCGAAGGTTCACGTGAAAACATTGCACATTTTGGATTGGCTGGAAAAGTAGAATTGGGGCCGATTGCAGAAGTCGATTCGCACTACGACGTCGCAATTATTGACATGCCATATAATTTGTACACGCATGCCACACCAGAAGATCAACTGGGGATTTTGAAAGCTGCTTATCCGTTTACTGAAAAATTGCTAGTCGTAACAATCGAAACTATGGATCATATGATCAGAGCTGCAGGATTTGTCGTGACTGACCGGTGCATTGCGAAAAAAGGATTGTTCAAGCGTGAGATTTTAATGTGTCAAAAAAAAGTAATGGAATAAAATAATGCTGCGAATATAGCATTTTGAGTTGAAATGAAGTTTGGCACGTATTTACTTTTTAATGGATAGATTTTTCAAAACTACTAAAAAATAAAGGAGATTCTATCGGAAAATTGAATACGGTAACAGTACCCTATTTTAAAGGAGCTGCATATAATGAAAACAGCAAAAAGCAATTATCCAATTACTAAAGTTCGTGAACAATTTCCGGCTTTAAAAAGAACATACAAAGACAAAACAGTCGCGTATTTTGATGGTCCAGGAGGATCGCAAGTCGTAGGTACAGCCATTCAAGCGATTACGAACTACATGGAAAAAGGTGGTGCAAACCTTCACGGCGCATTCCCGTCTAGTTGGGAAACCGAAAAAGTCATTTCAGAAGCTAGACTAGCGGTCGCTGATTTTTTAAATGTCCAAGCAAATGAAGTAGCATTTGGTGCTAATATGACAACATTAACAATTGCTATCGCTAATGCACTCGGTAAAAACTTTAAAGCAGGAGACGAAGTGGTGGTCACAGAAATGGATCACCGCGCTAATATCGATCCATGGATTATGATGGCAGAAGACCGTGGACTAACAGTTCGCTGGATTAAAGTCGATGCGGAAACGAAAACACTAGATCTGACACAGTTAGACGAGTTAATCAATGAAAAAACAAAAATTGTAGCCATCGGTATGGCTTCTAACGCGATCGGCACAGTAGTCGATCTTAAACCGTTCGCTGAGAGAGCAAAAAAAGTAGGCGCTTTGCTCGTAGCTGATGCAGTTCACGCTGCGCCGCACTTGCCAATTGACCGAGATGAGATGCAGGTTGATATTTTATTATGCTCGGCTTACAAATTTTTTGGTCCGCATATCGGTATTGTTGCAATTAAAGAAGAGTTGTTCAAACATCTCCAACCTTACAAACTAACGACATCTCCGGACTATTATCCAGATAAGTTGGAAACGGGCACACAAAATCATGAAGGTATTGCAGGTATTCCATCAGCTATTGAGTTTTTTGCTCAATTCGGTGAAGGTGAAACGAGAAGAGAACGTATTTTGAACGGCATTGAAGAAGTTGAAAAACATGAAAATGCTTTAGCAAATCGCCTTCGCGAAGGCTTATCAGCAATTGAAGGTGTAACCGTTACACAAGCTGGAGCAAATGTTCCGAAAACGCCAACCGTCGCTTTTCAAGTGAGTAACATCAAACCAGGGGACATTTGCAAAACTCTTGCAGAAGAACACAGTATTTTCGTTGCAGCTGGTCATTTTTACGCTTCTACGTTAGGCGATGTACTAAGCGTTAACGATAGTGGTGGATGGGTAAGGGCGGGGCTTGCTCCTTATAACACTGAAGAAGAAGTAGAGCGGTTGATTGCTGCCATTAAAAACCTATAAATTACAAAAAACAATGCAACGGCTGATCGTTTAACAGCTGTTGCATTGTTTATTTTAATGTAGTTTCATGAGTCGAAATCAATTTTGCTTGAACGATATAACGGTCTGGCGCATAGCCGATAAAGTTAAACGGATAACAAGTGGTCAATGTTAGTATGGATTGATCTTTTTCGACAATGACGGTTCTATCGTCTTCGTGTGTAATCCAAATCTGTGTGATTTCGTAGACAAAAGTCTCTCCGTTATACTCAATCAACAAGTTATCTTGTTCTTTAAGATCACTCAGTCCAGTAAAAACGGTATCACGGTGACCACTTAATACGGTATGTCCATTTTCTCCAGGAACGGTCGTTAAGTCACTGACAAAAAGACCAACACCTTTTTCTAAAGTTTTTTCGTCTGCTCCCCAGTAAACCGAATATTTTTGACCAATTTCAGGAATTAGCAAATCGGCTGTTTTTTCTCCAGGTTCTTGCTTAAGAGAAGTAGTTAGAACAGGCTCCGATTTTTTAACAGGTAAAGAGATTATTGGTGCTTTATCCGCTATTGGAATGGGTTCATCTTGAACTTTAAAGGCGGCAACTTCTTTTAATTCCTGAATTGTGCTTAGTTCTTCTTTAGTTAGATCTTGTGCAGAGCTTGTGGCGGTGTGCCATTCGGATAAATTGTAAATGCCGATTATTAGCCCTGAAACAAGTAAAAAAACACCCAACCATTTTTTCATCAACTTCACCTCAAAAAAACTGGCAGGAAACTTCCTGCCAGTGAGTTTTATTTATGCACTTTGTTTTCTGCGTCGGAACAATAAAAGTGAACCAGCACCAGCAAGACCAGCGCCGAACAGCATCATTAAGGGACCGTTTGAAGCAGTTTTCGGCAATGCAGCGCCTTCTTCTGTTTTATCCTCAACAGCCGTTTCTTGTTCAGTTACTGTCTCACCAGATGAATCATTGGCTTCCTGACTTGCTACGTAACTATCATATTCACTTTGAGTGACTTCACAAGCAAGTCCATCATTATCACGATCCAAATCATGAGGATCGTTGTCAGCACTATAACCATTCTCATACCAAAATGCTAGCACATCATTATGTGATGCAAAATCGTCACAATTTTTATCGTTTTCTACGGCCCCCACGTTTAATGCAGACCCTAGTACAAGAAATGATCCTAATAAAACTCCAACTAACTTTTTCTTCATATATCTTCCTCCTTTTTAGTAAAATATGTAACATAGATTTATCTTAACTACAGTTTACTTAATTTTCAATCAATTTTTGATGATATTGTAAAAAAATAACTAAAAAGGGTGGAAAGACTTATGGAAAATACAGGTACGATTACCTTTAGTCCTCTTAAATAGTCGCTTTTCAACTGTGACATTGACTTGCAGAATAATCGACTTTTTTCTTTTTGTTCTAGTTGGTGTTATACTGAAATGAACTTGTTCCGCCAACTGAAAGCATCAAATTATTTCCCGTAAAAGGAACATAAATAAAGGAGAATGAAATTTTGACACAAACGAACAATACTAATGACAACAAAACGACAAACTTGCCACCGAATTACGATGAATTGAAAAAAGCGGCGAATCGACAGGCAAACTGGAAAGAGCGTTTAGCTGCAGTTGAAGAGCTTGGCAATTGGAAAAGTGAACCAACAATCGATCTTTTGACGCATCGCATGAATCATGACTCTGTCTATCAAGTACAAGAAGCTGCCTATGAGAAATTAAAAGACTTTGGCGAAGACGTTCATATGCCAGAACGTAAGAAATTTGATTTGATCAAAGATACTTCTAAAGTACTTGTGCGTATCAAGAAAAGTTTACCAGTAGGACATAGCTACGAAGAATTTAAAGAAAAATTACAGAAAATGCGTAGCGATATTTACGATACGTATAAAGGCGACAAAGGCGAAGAATTCGAAGAATGGTTAGAAGAACAATGGAAAGCCGCTCCATTTAAACAACCACGCCGCAGATAAGCAAGTAAAACCCGGATGCCTTGGTGGCAACCGGGTTTTTTTAAAGATACTTTTGAATGATAGGTTTTAAACGGTAACCGAACAAGCCGGCAAGTACAGCAAGGATTAAATCTTTTGGAAGTGGAACAGCCATCCATGCCCACGCTAGTTTGTAAGTAAAGCCTTCGGGTGCTGCAAACCACAACTTGTAAGCGGCGTACATCCAGTTGGTGCCAAACAAGTAATTGACGGCTACTCCGATTAATGCCGCAACAACAAATCCTTTTTTAGTAGGCCATTTTTCAATAATAAGTCCAACTAAAAAAGCAACAAAAACGTATGAAACAATAAATCCAAATGTTGGACTGATTAAAGTATCCATACCACCGGAAAATTTTGCGAAAACGGGAACACCAGCAAGGCCAATAAGTGCGTAAACAATCATGGAAAAAGCGCCTTTGCGACTACCAAGAAGAATGCCTGCTAAAATAGCAAAAAAAGTTTGAAGCGTAATTGGTACACCACCAACAATTAGAAAAGAAGCGATATTTGCGCCAATTGCCATTAATGCAGCAAATAAAGCGATATGCACCAATTGCAAGGTGCGAGAATGATTTGCCGATCTGGCAGTGGTCGTTGTTGTCATACGATGTCCTCCTACTTTTCTAGATAAACTAAGTATAAAGAGTAGGAATATTTAAGTCAACTTATTTTTATTTTAAGTTAACACAAAAACGAATCCGTAAAAAAATATAGAAAAAGCTGACCTTTTAGAAGGTCAGCTTTTTTATGTTACTTAATATCCTGGTTTGTTCAATAACTTAAAGATATTATTCTTGTAATCTTCTACGCCAGGCTGATCAAATGGATTGATATCAAGCATATAAGCGCTGTAAGCACATGTAAGCATATAAAAATACAATAGATGACCTAGTTGGAATTCATCAATTTTAGGAATTGTTAAACTAAGTTGAGGCACACCACCATCTAAGTGTGCACTTGATGTTCCTTTATACGCTACGTGATTAAACTCGTGCAAAGAAAGTCCCGCCATATAGTTTAATTCATCGTCGTCGTTTTCGGCTTCGAAAATCGACAAGTCTTCATTTGCTTCTTGAACAAGTAGAAACGTTTCAAATAAATTGCGTTTACCGTCTTGAATATACTGACCCATCGAGTGCAAGTCTGTTGTAAAAGAAACAGAGGCTGGGAAAATTCCTTTGCCTTCTTTGCCTTCACTTTCACCAAACAGTTGTTTCCACCATTCTTGAACGAAAGACAGCTTTGGTTCGAATGTCGCCATTACTTCTGTTGTATAACCTTCTGCATATAGTTGGTGACGAACAGCTGCATATTGAGCAGCTACGTTTTCATCAAAATTCGTATTGTTGTAAAGTTCTTCAGCGTTGGCGGCACCTGCGAGTAAGTCGCTAATCGAATAACCAGCCGCTGCAATTGGTACCAAGCCAACCGCTGTGAACACAGAATAACGTCCACCAACATCTGCAGGAACAACAAAACGCTCGTAACCGTTTTCTTCAGCTAATGTGAGTAAAGCTCCTTTTTCAGCGTCTGTTGTAACGATAATTCGTTCAGCTGCTCTCTCACCATACCGTTTTTCCATAAATTCTTTTAAGAAACGAAAGGCGATAGCAGGTTCTGTTGTTTTACCCGATTTAGAAATGACATTGACCATGACTCGTTTGTCTTCAAGGTGTGCAAGCAATTGTTTTAAGTATTCTCCGCTAACTTGATGACCTGCAAAAACGACTTCTAAAGCAGATTCATTTTTGAAATAAGGATCGAGTGCAGATAATACAGCTTTCGCACCTAAATAAGATCCACCAATACCAATAAC includes these proteins:
- a CDS encoding TRM11 family SAM-dependent methyltransferase, which produces MKRLTATGDYIYTYAYTDDEKDLCQLEMRSFFGKDTSNKIIKSGVAVEPSRSPFIKERVEVLFEGDTLQEILKQSEAVDMNQLTFKVIFLKINGLSRQDQIDFLGKREIERAIGLAITGEADVHQPNVTFGLIPFEGRWYLGRYVQSEPIWHHHMKKPRVYSTALSTRVARAITNIALPNPIGMKAIDPCCGIGTVLVEALSMDIDIVGRDINPLVVEGSRENIAHFGLAGKVELGPIAEVDSHYDVAIIDMPYNLYTHATPEDQLGILKAAYPFTEKLLVVTIETMDHMIRAAGFVVTDRCIAKKGLFKREILMCQKKVME
- a CDS encoding class D sortase; this encodes MKKWLGVFLLVSGLIIGIYNLSEWHTATSSAQDLTKEELSTIQELKEVAAFKVQDEPIPIADKAPIISLPVKKSEPVLTTSLKQEPGEKTADLLIPEIGQKYSVYWGADEKTLEKGVGLFVSDLTTVPGENGHTVLSGHRDTVFTGLSDLKEQDNLLIEYNGETFVYEITQIWITHEDDRTVIVEKDQSILTLTTCYPFNFIGYAPDRYIVQAKLISTHETTLK
- a CDS encoding glucose-6-phosphate isomerase, coding for MVNITFSESIGSILTLEKRAQLKQIHENLYSKKGKGSDFLGWLDWPSTLDQSFMEKVEKTAAQIREKADVLVVIGIGGSYLGAKAVLSALDPYFKNESALEVVFAGHQVSGEYLKQLLAHLEDKRVMVNVISKSGKTTEPAIAFRFLKEFMEKRYGERAAERIIVTTDAEKGALLTLAEENGYERFVVPADVGGRYSVFTAVGLVPIAAAGYSISDLLAGAANAEELYNNTNFDENVAAQYAAVRHQLYAEGYTTEVMATFEPKLSFVQEWWKQLFGESEGKEGKGIFPASVSFTTDLHSMGQYIQDGKRNLFETFLLVQEANEDLSIFEAENDDDELNYMAGLSLHEFNHVAYKGTSSAHLDGGVPQLSLTIPKIDEFQLGHLLYFYMLTCAYSAYMLDINPFDQPGVEDYKNNIFKLLNKPGY
- a CDS encoding HEAT repeat domain-containing protein, which translates into the protein MTQTNNTNDNKTTNLPPNYDELKKAANRQANWKERLAAVEELGNWKSEPTIDLLTHRMNHDSVYQVQEAAYEKLKDFGEDVHMPERKKFDLIKDTSKVLVRIKKSLPVGHSYEEFKEKLQKMRSDIYDTYKGDKGEEFEEWLEEQWKAAPFKQPRRR
- a CDS encoding excalibur calcium-binding domain-containing protein, whose amino-acid sequence is MKKKLVGVLLGSFLVLGSALNVGAVENDKNCDDFASHNDVLAFWYENGYSADNDPHDLDRDNDGLACEVTQSEYDSYVASQEANDSSGETVTEQETAVEDKTEEGAALPKTASNGPLMMLFGAGLAGAGSLLLFRRRKQSA
- a CDS encoding biotin transporter BioY, with translation MTTTTTARSANHSRTLQLVHIALFAALMAIGANIASFLIVGGVPITLQTFFAILAGILLGSRKGAFSMIVYALIGLAGVPVFAKFSGGMDTLISPTFGFIVSYVFVAFLVGLIIEKWPTKKGFVVAALIGVAVNYLFGTNWMYAAYKLWFAAPEGFTYKLAWAWMAVPLPKDLILAVLAGLFGYRLKPIIQKYL
- a CDS encoding cysteine desulfurase-like protein, whose translation is MKTAKSNYPITKVREQFPALKRTYKDKTVAYFDGPGGSQVVGTAIQAITNYMEKGGANLHGAFPSSWETEKVISEARLAVADFLNVQANEVAFGANMTTLTIAIANALGKNFKAGDEVVVTEMDHRANIDPWIMMAEDRGLTVRWIKVDAETKTLDLTQLDELINEKTKIVAIGMASNAIGTVVDLKPFAERAKKVGALLVADAVHAAPHLPIDRDEMQVDILLCSAYKFFGPHIGIVAIKEELFKHLQPYKLTTSPDYYPDKLETGTQNHEGIAGIPSAIEFFAQFGEGETRRERILNGIEEVEKHENALANRLREGLSAIEGVTVTQAGANVPKTPTVAFQVSNIKPGDICKTLAEEHSIFVAAGHFYASTLGDVLSVNDSGGWVRAGLAPYNTEEEVERLIAAIKNL
- a CDS encoding ketopantoate reductase family protein, whose translation is MNILIIGAGAMGSLFAGRLKTQTANIFLYNRKNVHVEKINQNGLTIVERDNQETNVPLTVVHEVSSAVYDVVLIMLKTHATKKVLTHMNDSFSTQTLFVTMQNGLGNLEIITEVFPNNPAVSGTMGCGASIESAGRILHRGWGTNYIGQSNNAAAQEKLVEFVNLLNCSGLETELAEDIQTVIWNKLFVNVAFNSLTALTRLRNGDILNTEEGRRLLESVVTEAVQVAKAEGVSVNTQQMIAKCIKIGQEDVAANKSSMLMDILHKRKTEIEAINGAVVNLGKHHGIQTPIMN